DNA from Streptomyces sp. NBC_01476:
TCACCGTATGTCAGATGTCACGCCGCTGGTCGAGGCCCGGCTGAGCACGGTTTTCGGCCCGCCTGACGCCCGCGCGGCGGTCACCTTCCTCGGCGCGCAGCCCCTTGAGGTGCTCCGCTTCCGCGACGGTGACCTGCGGCGATACATCACCCTCGGCATGTCGGACCAGCCGATGAACGACCCGCTGGCGACGGTGGCCGATCCGGTCCGCGGGCCGCGTGCGGAGCTGCTGCTCACCGTCCGCGCCGGGCGCCTGGGAAGTGGTCCGGACACCGACAAAATTCTCCGTCCGCTCGCCGTCCTGGCCGCGTCGCCGCAAGTCGAGGGGGTGGTGGTCGCGCCGGGCAACTCCCTCGACCTCGGTGAGCCGCTCTGGCCCGGCGCCCCCTTCTCCGCGGTGCTGGTCGCCGAGAACGGCGGCCTGGTCGACGACCTCGTGCTGCCCGAGCCGATGGCGCCGGTGCGCTTTCTGCCGCTGCTGCCGATGACGCCCAACGAGGCCGCCTGGAAGCGGGTGCACGGGGCCGCCGCACTCCAGGAGAGGTGGCTCGCCCAGGGCACGGACCTGCGTGATCCGGACCGGGCGCCGGCCCGGCTGGACGACTGACCCGGCGCCATGGCGCCGGGTCAGTCCCCGGCGCGGACCTCGCCCGCGCCGGGGACGGGCCCGCGGGCCGGGCCCGGACGGGTGATCGTCCTTGACGCGGGCACGGTCCGGGAGGACCGTGGAGCGCTATGAGGGGTGAACCCAGTTGCCCGAAGTGCGGTGGCAGGGTGCGGGCGCCCGGCCTCTTCGCCGACTCCTGGCAGTGCGCGGCGCACGGGAGCGTTCACCCGCTGCAGCCCGTCGTACCGCCCAGCGTCGAGGCGCTCGGCGTGGTGGTCAACCGTTCCCAGGTGCCGGTGTGGATGCCCTGGCCGCTGCCGGTCGGCTGGCTCTTCTCCGGGGTGGCCGCGGCCGGTGACGACCGCAGCGGCGGCCGGGCGACCGCGGTGACCTGCTCCGGCCCCGGCCCGTTCGGCGGCGCCGGCGAACTGATGCTGATCGCGGAGGAGCTGGGCGTCGGACTCGGCGCCCGCTACGCCGGCATCCCCGGCCCGGACCCCGGTCCCGACATGTGCGTCGACAAGCCGGCCCACGCCAAAGTGCTGGCGGCCGGCCGTCCCACCCCGCTCTGGCACGTCAACCACACCCCCGCCGACCGCGCGGTCTTCGCCGGCGAGGCGCGCGGGCTGTGGCTCTGGGCGATCGTGTGGCCCGAGGAGACGGGGCTGCTGATGTACGACGAGCTGGTCCTCACCGATCTGCGGGACGCCGGGGCCGAGGTGGATCTGCTGCCCTGCGGGGCGCTGTCGACGCGGCTGCTGGGATAGCGCCGGCTCCGGGCCGCCCGGCTCGGGTGGCCCGGCCCGGGCCGCCCGGCTGGGCGGTGCGGTCGCGGGTAGCGGTTCAGTCGTCGGTACGGGGGCCGTATTGGCCTGGGTTGCCGGGGGTTTCGCCGTCCGACGCCTGGGAATCGTAGGCTCTTTACGGACGCTATCCTTACGTTCGCCCCCTTGACCGCTGGCTGCCCCTGGAGGACCGTGCCGTGCCGCGCATCGACCTGCACACCCACTCCACAGCCTCCGACGGTACGGACACCCCGGCCGAGCTGGTACGGAACGCCGCCGCGGCCGGCCTCGACGTGGTGGCGATCACCGACCACGACACCGTCGGCGGCTACGGCGAGGCCCGCGCGGCCCTCGGCGAACTGCGCTCCGGCCTGACGCTGGTGACCGGGGCGGAACTCTCCTGCCGGGTGCGGGGCATCAGCATGCACATGCTGGCGTACCTCTTCGACCCCGCCGAGCCGGAGCTGGACCGGGAACGGGAACTCGTACGCGACGACCGGGTGCCGCGGGCGCGGGCCATGGTCGCCAGGCTCCAGGAGCTCGGCGTGCCGGTGACGTGGGAACGGGTGGCCGCGATCGCGGGCGACGGGTCGGTGGGGCGGCCGCACATCGCCACGGCGATGGCCGAACTGGGTGTGGTGGACAGCGTCTCGGCCGCTTTCACTGAGGAGTGGCTGGCCAACGACGGGCGCGCGTACGTCGGCAAGCACGAACTTGACCCCTTTGACGCGGTGCGGCTGGTCAAAGGCGCGGGCGGGGTGACCGTCTTCGCGCACCCCGGCGCGCACAAGCGCGGGGAGACGGTGCCGGACGCGGTGATCGCGGAGCTGGCCGCCGCGGGCCTGGACGGTATCGAGGTCGACCACACGGATCACGACGCGGCGACGCGGGCGCGGCTGCGCGGGCTGGCCGGGGAGCTGGGGCTGCTGGCCACCGGGTCCAGTGATTACCACGGCAGCCGGAAGACGGTCGCCCTCGGGGAGTGCACGACGGACCCGGAGGTCTACCGGGAGATCGCCCGGCGGGCCACCGGCGCGGTGCCGATCACCGCGGTCTAGCTGCCGCCGGCCTTTCCGGGGCCGGGGCCGCTGCGTTCCCCTGTGTCCCCCGCGTTCTCTGTGTGCCCCGGGTCCTGTGCGTCCTCGGGTCCTGTGCGCCCCGCGCGTGCTCTGTGCGTCCTCCGCGTTCTTCGCCGGCTCCTACGGAAGTGTCACCGATGTTCGACCTCACCCTGTTCGGGTCCGTCTTCTTCACCCTGTTCGTCATCATGGACCCGCCCGGGATCACGCCGATCTTCCTCGCCCTGACGTCGGGACGGGCCACGAAGGTCCAGCGGCGGATGGCGTGGCAGGCCGCCGGGGTGGCGTTCGGGGTCATCACGGTCTTCGGTATCTGCGGGCAGCAGATCCTGGACTACCTGCATGTGTCGGTGCCCGCCCTGCGGGTGGCCGGCGGACTGCTGCTCCTGCTCATCGCGCTCGACCTGCTCACCGGCAAGGCGGACGAGCCGACCCAGACCAAGGACGTGAACGTCGCGCTGGTGCCGCTCGGGATGCCGCTGCTGGCCGGGCCCGGGGCGATCGTCACGGTGATCCTGGCGGTGCAGAAGGCGGACAGCTTCGAGGAGCAGGCGTCGGTGTGGGTGGCGATCGTCGCCATGCACGTGGTGCTCTGGCTGGTGATGCGCTACTCGCTGGCGATCATCCGGGTGATCAAGGAAGGCGGTGTGGTGCTGGTGACCAGGCTGTCCGGAATGCTGCTGTCGGCGATCGCGGTGCAGTCGGTGGCCAACGGCATCTTCGGCTTCATCCACGGCGGGGGATGAACCGGGTCCCTCGCCGGACGGACCGGGCTCTTCACGGCGGGGACGGCCCCGGACATGCGAAAGCGCCCCGTACTCCATTGGTACGGGGCGCCGTTGCGTGGGCCGGGTGGATTCAGTCCGCGGGGCGGATGTAGATCCGCTGGCCGATGGCAGCGGCCTGCTGCACGATCTTGTTCACGGCGGAGGCGTCTACGACGGTGCTTTCCACCGCGTTGCCATTGAGGTCGTCGAGTCGCATGATCTCGAAGCGCATGGGGCTTCTCCCTTCGTCGCTCGTTACATGTGTGGTCAACCAACTCCCCCTTCGAAACATTCCCTACGCTAAAGAAACCCTTGCTGACCTTCACTGCTCACCGGTAAGGGAGCGGGCGCCGCCCTTGGCGCGGCCCCAGAACGCCACCAGCGCCGCCGCGGTCTCCGCCGGGCGCTCCGCGTTGGGGGAGTGCTCGGCGCCCTTGATCACCACGCGCTCGGCGTCCAGCCGCTCGGCCATGGCGTCCAGCCACGGCACCGGCCAGGCGTAGTCCACCTCGCCGGAGAGTACGAGCTTGGGCAGGCCCAGGGCGCTCAATTCAGCCACTCGGTCGGGCTCGGTCATCAGTTGCTTCGCGGTGGCGATCAGTTGCTCGGGAACGGTGGTCACCCAGCGCCGGTGCAGGAACTCCTCCAGCCAGCCCGGTGTCTCCTCGGCGTCGGCCGGTGCGTTCTCCGCGTCCATCGCCCGCATGGTCCGCCAGGCCGTCTCCATGTCCATGGTCGGCAGGTAGTCCACCAGCAGCTGGGTACGGAGCTGCTGCTCCGGGCTGATCTCGGCCGGCCCCGAACTCATCAGGGTCAGCGAGGCCCAGGGGGCGGTTCCCGCGGCCAGCACCGCGGCGCGGGCGACCAGGCCGCCCATCGAGTGCCCCAGCAGATGCAGCGGGGTGCCGAGGGCGGCGCTCTGGGCGATCACATCGGCGGCCAGCTCGGCCTGGGCGTACGCGGCCTCGTCGCGCGGGCCGCCCGAGTCGTGCTGACCGCGGCCGTCCACCGCCACGACGCGGTAGCCGGCCTCGGTGAGCGGGGTCAGCAGATCGAGGAAGTCCTCTTTGCTGCCGGTGAAGCCGGGCACCAGCAGCGCGGTGCCGAGGGCGGGCGCCGGGGGAACGGCGTCCAGTACCGCGAAGGATCCGCGGGACGTCTCCAGCCGACGGGCGGACACGTTCTCCGGGAGGCTGAGGGCAGAGGGTCGGCTCATGCAGTGAGATTACGCGCCGCATATGTCCGAGAGGTTGCCTCTTGGTTCGCCGCGCGCAAGGCCGGATGCCGAACGCCCCCGGCCGCCGGGCCAGGGGCGTTCGGTCCTGCGGGGTTCAGCTCGCGTCCGCCTCGGCGACGGCCTCGGCGGCGACGGCCTTACGGATCCTGCGGCGCGGGGCCTTGGGGGCCTCCGCCGCTTCGGGCGCCGACGCCGGGGCCGGGACCTCGACGGACTCGGCGGCCTTGCGGGTCCTGCGGCGCGGGGCCTTCGGAGTCTCCTCCGCCTCGGGCGCGGCGGCCGGGGCGGGCACCTCGGCGACCGCCTTGCGGGTCCTGCGGCGCGGGGCCTTGGGGGCCTCCTCGGTCACCACGGAGGTCACCGCGGGCTCGCCCGGCGTGACCGCTGCGGGGGCGGCGGTCACGGCGACCGGCTCGGCGGCCTTGCGGGTGCGGCGGCGGGGCGTCCTGGGGGCCTCCTCCGTCACTACGGCGGTCACCACGGGCTCGGCCGGTGCTTCGGCGGCCGTCTCCACGGTCGCCGCCACGGCCGCGGCGGGCGCGCCCGAGCGGGTGCGGCGACGGCGGCGGGGCGCGGTGCGGGCGGCCGGGCCCTCCGTCACGGCGGCGTCCGGTGCAGAGGCCGCGACGGCCGTCTCGACGGCGGAGGTGGCGGTGTCCGCGCCGGCCGCGGCGACCTCGCCGGAGCGGGTCCTGCGGCGCTGGCGGGGCGTACGGGTGCGGGCCGGACGCTCCTCGGCGGGCGCGGGTGCGCTCTTGCCGGCCGGGCGGCGGCCACCGCGCGGGGCGCCCCGGCCGCCGGTCTCGCCCAGGTCCTCGACCTCTTCGGCGTCCAGGCCGGCCCGGGTCCGCTCGGCGCGCGGCAGCACGCCCTTGGTGCCCGCCGGGATGCCCAGCAGCTCATACAGGTGCGGGGAGGTGGAGTACGTCTCCTCCGGGTCGTTGAACGGCAGGTCGAGCGCCTTGTTGATCAGCTGCCAGCGCGGGATGTCGTCCCAGTCGACCAGGGTGATCGCCGTACCGTACGCGCCGGCCCGGCCGGTGCGGCCGATGCGGTGCAGGTAGGTCTTCTCGTCCTCGGGCGTCTGGTAGTTGATCACGTGCGTGACGCCTTCGACGTCGATACCGCGGGCGGCGACGTCGGTGCAGACCAGGACGTCGACCTTGCCGTTGCGGAAGGCGCGCAGCGCCTGCTCGCGGGCACCCTGGCCGAGGTCGCCGTGGACCGCGCCGGAGGCGAAGCCGCGCTTCTCCAGCTGCTCGGCGACATCGGCCGCGGTGCGCTTGGTGCGGCAGAAGATCATCGCAAGACCGCGGCCGTCGGCCTGCAGGATGCGCGAGACCAGCTCGGGCTTGTCCAGCGAGTGCGCGCGGAAGATGTGCTGGGTGGTGTTGGCCACCGTGGCGCCCACGTCGTCGGGGGACGAGGCGCTGATGTGGGTCGGCTGCGACATGTAACGGCGGGCCAGGTTGATCACCGCGCCGGGCATGGTCGCCGAGAAGAGCATGGTCTGCCGCTTCGCCGGGAGCATGGCCATGATCTTCTCGACGTCGGGCAGGAAGCCCAGGTCGAGCATCTCGTCGGCCTCGTCCAGCACCAGCGCGCGGACGTGCGTGAGGTTGAGCTTCTTCTGGCCGGCCAGGTCCAGCAGGCGGCCCGGGGTGCCGACGACCACGTCGACGCCCTTCTTCAGCTGCTCGACCTGCGGCTCGTAGGCCCGACCGCCGTAGATCGCGGCGACCCGGACGTTACGCACCTTGCCGGCGGTCAGCAGGTCGTTGGTGACCTGCTGGCACAGCTCACGGGTGGGTACGACGACGAGCGCCTGCGGGCTGTCGGTGAGCTTGTCGGCGCTCGCCCGGCCGGCGTCCACATCGGCGGCGACGGTGACCCGCTCCAGCAGCGGGAGGCCGAAGCCGAGCGTCTTGCCGGTGCCGGTCTTCGCCTGGCCGATGACGTCATTGCCGGCGAGGGCGACCGGGAGCGTCATCTCCTGGATCGGGAAGGGGGTGATGATGCCGACGGCCTCAAGGGCCTCGGCGGTCTCGGGAAGAATTCCGAGGCTGCGGAAAGTCGTGGTGGTCAGGATGTTGCCTCTTCTGTGAGACGCGGCACTGGGCGGCAAGGGGGGTCGAGCAGCCGAAGCGTCGAAATTGCCGAAACCGCCGGAAGCGCCGACAGCGGCCGATGTCCGCCGTTCGCCGCATCCGTCACGTTCGCCAAGATTTCGACCGCGCCGGTAGCTGACCGCGCAGAGGTTCTTACAGCCGGAAAGAGGCTGCGAAGCGCGGGACCGCTGCCCTCGCTCATGCCGCGAGCGGGCCCCTCCCGATGGCAGGAGGGCGGTCGGTTCGGAGCCGATCGGGCCACCGACCGGGCATCCAGGTGTTGCACACGTCGCCCGTCGGATGATCGGAAGTATGGCCGACTACCGACGGGTGCAATACCACTCTACCCCGGAAACACGTAGCTGCACCCGATCAAATGTTTCGTTAGGGACGTCATCGGGATCAGCGGTGCTCCGCGACCCGCCGGGAACCGGCGTCCGACGCCCGTACCGCGGGTCTTCCGGCGGGCCAGGACTTGGCTATTGTGCCCAGCATGGAGACGCCTGACGAGACCACCACGTCCGCCCCCGCCCCGACCGGCATCGCCGCCCAGGACTGGGACTCCGCCGCGGCCGACCCGCGGTACCGGGCCGCCGTCGTCGATCTGCTGGGGGCGCTGGCGTACGGCGAGCTGGCCGCGTTCGAGCGGCTCGCGGAGGACGCCAAACTGGCGCCCACCCTGGAGGACAAGGCGGAACTCGCGGCGATGGCGGCGGCCGAGTTCCATCACTTCGAGCGGCTGCGCGACCGGCTGGGTGAGATCGGCGAGACCGCGAACCGGGCGATGGAGCCCTTCGGCGCGGCGCTGGACGAGTTCCACCGCCAGACCGCACCGTCGGACTGGCTCGAAGGGCTGGTCAAGGCGTACGTCGGCGACTCGATCGCCTCCGACTTCTACCGTGAGGTCGCCGCCCGGCTGGACTCCGACACCCGCACCCTGGTGCTCGCCGTACTGGACGACACCGGGCACGCCGGCTTCGCGATCGGCAAGGTGCGGGCCGCGATCGAGGCCGAGCCGCGGGTCGGCGGCCGGCTCGCGCTGTGGGCCCGGCGGCTGATGGGCGAGGCGCTCTCCCAGGCACAGCGGGTGGTGGCCGACCGGGACGCCCTGTCCACGATGCTGGTCGGCGGGGTCGCCGACGGCTTCGACCTGGCCGAGGTCGGCCGGATGTTCTCCCGCATCACCGAGGCGCACACCAAGCGCATGGCCGCCCTCGGCCTGGCCGCGTGAACCGGGCCGCCTGACCCCGTTCCGCCTGACCCCGGGCCGTGCCGCCCGGGTGAGGGGCGGCGGAGCCGTCCGTCAGGCCAGCGGTGACGGGCGGCCGGGGCGGGCCAGCAGGCTCAGCAGCGCGATCGAGACCACCAGGGCGCCCGGGGCGGTCATCTCCAGCCGGCCGCCGCCGAAGATGGTGTGGGCGACGAGGCCGCCCGCCAGCGCGGCGGCCGGTCCTGTGGTCAGGACCAGGGGCGTGCGGGGAAAACGGGCCGGCAGCAGATATGTGGCCACCAGCGCGGTGGCAAGCCCGATGACGGCGTAGGCGACGGCCTCCCACAACATCCTGATCCCCTCCCTTTGGTACGGACCGGCGTGCACAGACTTCCTACCCCCGGGCGACGCGACGCGAAACGGAGGGGCGGCAACCGGTCACAACCGGTTGCCGCCCCTCACGTATTCCCTTTGTTCCCCTTGCGGGGTGCTGCCTCGCGCGTCAGAGCGAGGCGCCGAACCCGACCCGGCGGGTGGCCGGCTCGCCGATCTCCACGTACGCGAGCCGGTCGGCGGGGATCAGGACCTTGCGGCCATGCTCGTCCGTCAGCGTCAGCAGCTTCGACGTGCCGGAAAGCGCGTCGGCGACGGCCTTCTCGACCTCGTCGGCGGACTGCACGCTCTCGATGTTGATCTCGCGCGGCGCGTGCTGCACGCCGATCTTGACCTCCACGGCTTTGGTACCTCCGAATGGTCTGGCGGTGTGCGCGGTCGATCGCGCCGTACGCAGCACAGCGTAGCCCGGCGGAAGCGACCGGAATCCGTGCACCGCACACGCCGTGAGCGAACACGGCGCCGGCGGTGTCAGTGGTGTCAGTGGTGGCCGTCCGTGCCGTGCAGCGGGAAACCGGCGATACCGCGCCAGGCCAGCGAGGTGAGCAGCTGCACCGCGGTGTCGCGCGGCACATCGCTGCTGCTGGCCAGCCAGTAGCGGGCCACGACCTGGGAGACGCCGCCGAGGCCGACCGCCAGCAGCATGGACTGCTCAGGGGCGAGCCCGGTGTCCTCGGCGATGACCTCGCTGATGGCCTCGGCGCATTGCAGGGAGACCTTGTCGACCCGCTCGCGCACGGCGGGCTCATTCGTCAGGTCCGATTCGAAGACCAGCCGGAAGGCGCCGCCCTCGTCCTCGACGTAGGCGAAGTACGCGTCCATGGTCGCTTCGACGCGCTTCTTGTTGTCGGTGGTGGAGGCCAGTGCGGTCCGCACCGAGTGCAGCAGCGACTCGCAGTGCTGGTCGAGAAGCGCGAGATAGAGCTCCAGCTTCCCGGGGAAGTGCTGGTAGAGCACCGGCTTGCTGACTCCGGCGCGCTCAGCGATGTCGTCCATCGCCGCAGCGTGGTAACCCTGCGCGACGAAGACTTCCTGGGCCGCGCCCAACAGCTGTTCGCGCCGGGCCCGGCGGGGCAGACGGGTGCCGCGCGGCCGTGCCTGGGTTTGCTCGATGGCTGTCACGCCGCCTCCCAAATCTGGTGAAGGAATGAATGGACACCGCGAGGGCCCATCGTACTTTTCGGTAACGACGCTGTGGGCCGCGCGGTGGGACATTCTCACTTCCTGGGACCGTGTGGCCACGGTCCGCCGGTCGTTCCGCCCCGGTCCGGCGCCTGCCGCGCTACGCCCGGTACTCGTCCTCGTCCTGCCGGACCACTCTGCGCTGGTCCGCGGCGTCCGCGGGGTCGGCCTCGGTGGCGGGGTCGGTGATGTCCTCGGTGATGGGTTCGTCCTGCTCCTGGAGGACTTCGGCACGCTGCTCGGCCACATCGGCCTCGGGGGCCTCGATGTCGAGTTCCCCGTCGTCACCGGCGGCGGCACCTTCGGCGTCTTCGGCACTCTCAGCGGCGTCGGCGGGGTCCGGAACCGCTTCCGTCCCGCCGGGTTCCGGGTCGTCCGGTACGGCCGCGCCGCCGGTGCTCACGTCACGTATGCCGTCGCCGCCCGCGGCGCCACCGATACCGTCGATGCTGCCGACGTCCTGGATGTCCCTGGACATGGGCGCCTCCTTTCGGTGCCTTATCCATCTTCGTCCGTTACCGGGCCGCCCGCCTTGTGACGGG
Protein-coding regions in this window:
- a CDS encoding suppressor of fused domain protein gives rise to the protein MSDVTPLVEARLSTVFGPPDARAAVTFLGAQPLEVLRFRDGDLRRYITLGMSDQPMNDPLATVADPVRGPRAELLLTVRAGRLGSGPDTDKILRPLAVLAASPQVEGVVVAPGNSLDLGEPLWPGAPFSAVLVAENGGLVDDLVLPEPMAPVRFLPLLPMTPNEAAWKRVHGAAALQERWLAQGTDLRDPDRAPARLDD
- a CDS encoding DUF6758 family protein; amino-acid sequence: MRGEPSCPKCGGRVRAPGLFADSWQCAAHGSVHPLQPVVPPSVEALGVVVNRSQVPVWMPWPLPVGWLFSGVAAAGDDRSGGRATAVTCSGPGPFGGAGELMLIAEELGVGLGARYAGIPGPDPGPDMCVDKPAHAKVLAAGRPTPLWHVNHTPADRAVFAGEARGLWLWAIVWPEETGLLMYDELVLTDLRDAGAEVDLLPCGALSTRLLG
- a CDS encoding PHP domain-containing protein codes for the protein MPRIDLHTHSTASDGTDTPAELVRNAAAAGLDVVAITDHDTVGGYGEARAALGELRSGLTLVTGAELSCRVRGISMHMLAYLFDPAEPELDRERELVRDDRVPRARAMVARLQELGVPVTWERVAAIAGDGSVGRPHIATAMAELGVVDSVSAAFTEEWLANDGRAYVGKHELDPFDAVRLVKGAGGVTVFAHPGAHKRGETVPDAVIAELAAAGLDGIEVDHTDHDAATRARLRGLAGELGLLATGSSDYHGSRKTVALGECTTDPEVYREIARRATGAVPITAV
- a CDS encoding MarC family protein, yielding MFDLTLFGSVFFTLFVIMDPPGITPIFLALTSGRATKVQRRMAWQAAGVAFGVITVFGICGQQILDYLHVSVPALRVAGGLLLLLIALDLLTGKADEPTQTKDVNVALVPLGMPLLAGPGAIVTVILAVQKADSFEEQASVWVAIVAMHVVLWLVMRYSLAIIRVIKEGGVVLVTRLSGMLLSAIAVQSVANGIFGFIHGGG
- a CDS encoding alpha/beta fold hydrolase; translated protein: MSRPSALSLPENVSARRLETSRGSFAVLDAVPPAPALGTALLVPGFTGSKEDFLDLLTPLTEAGYRVVAVDGRGQHDSGGPRDEAAYAQAELAADVIAQSAALGTPLHLLGHSMGGLVARAAVLAAGTAPWASLTLMSSGPAEISPEQQLRTQLLVDYLPTMDMETAWRTMRAMDAENAPADAEETPGWLEEFLHRRWVTTVPEQLIATAKQLMTEPDRVAELSALGLPKLVLSGEVDYAWPVPWLDAMAERLDAERVVIKGAEHSPNAERPAETAAALVAFWGRAKGGARSLTGEQ
- a CDS encoding DEAD/DEAH box helicase produces the protein MTLPVALAGNDVIGQAKTGTGKTLGFGLPLLERVTVAADVDAGRASADKLTDSPQALVVVPTRELCQQVTNDLLTAGKVRNVRVAAIYGGRAYEPQVEQLKKGVDVVVGTPGRLLDLAGQKKLNLTHVRALVLDEADEMLDLGFLPDVEKIMAMLPAKRQTMLFSATMPGAVINLARRYMSQPTHISASSPDDVGATVANTTQHIFRAHSLDKPELVSRILQADGRGLAMIFCRTKRTAADVAEQLEKRGFASGAVHGDLGQGAREQALRAFRNGKVDVLVCTDVAARGIDVEGVTHVINYQTPEDEKTYLHRIGRTGRAGAYGTAITLVDWDDIPRWQLINKALDLPFNDPEETYSTSPHLYELLGIPAGTKGVLPRAERTRAGLDAEEVEDLGETGGRGAPRGGRRPAGKSAPAPAEERPARTRTPRQRRRTRSGEVAAAGADTATSAVETAVAASAPDAAVTEGPAARTAPRRRRRTRSGAPAAAVAATVETAAEAPAEPVVTAVVTEEAPRTPRRRTRKAAEPVAVTAAPAAVTPGEPAVTSVVTEEAPKAPRRRTRKAVAEVPAPAAAPEAEETPKAPRRRTRKAAESVEVPAPASAPEAAEAPKAPRRRIRKAVAAEAVAEADAS
- a CDS encoding ferritin-like fold-containing protein; translation: METPDETTTSAPAPTGIAAQDWDSAAADPRYRAAVVDLLGALAYGELAAFERLAEDAKLAPTLEDKAELAAMAAAEFHHFERLRDRLGEIGETANRAMEPFGAALDEFHRQTAPSDWLEGLVKAYVGDSIASDFYREVAARLDSDTRTLVLAVLDDTGHAGFAIGKVRAAIEAEPRVGGRLALWARRLMGEALSQAQRVVADRDALSTMLVGGVADGFDLAEVGRMFSRITEAHTKRMAALGLAA
- a CDS encoding DUF3107 domain-containing protein, producing the protein MEVKIGVQHAPREINIESVQSADEVEKAVADALSGTSKLLTLTDEHGRKVLIPADRLAYVEIGEPATRRVGFGASL
- a CDS encoding TetR/AcrR family transcriptional regulator; this translates as MTAIEQTQARPRGTRLPRRARREQLLGAAQEVFVAQGYHAAAMDDIAERAGVSKPVLYQHFPGKLELYLALLDQHCESLLHSVRTALASTTDNKKRVEATMDAYFAYVEDEGGAFRLVFESDLTNEPAVRERVDKVSLQCAEAISEVIAEDTGLAPEQSMLLAVGLGGVSQVVARYWLASSSDVPRDTAVQLLTSLAWRGIAGFPLHGTDGHH